Proteins encoded together in one Chitinophaga varians window:
- a CDS encoding phospholipase encodes MKKLLFLCLYGLSSWTTHAQTPAGYSFIRNAPDKRKADSIKSAIRLTSPGAFEELSFRTVRYRMMKPLSLQQHKRYPLVLVLHGSGAVGTNNITQMGILPKLWAQPHIRQNYPAFVVAPQFPERSSDYVMDSSRHTLVSVPGPNTNTVLALVDSLKKVLPVDDRRIYVIGFSMGASSVFNSIGLRPDLFAAGVAISGIPDFDHLSALEATPLWVIHGNADTENPYRTDSILIRTLQGRQLRAWEIDQLQHEIYSELYTTDILPEWLFSHAR; translated from the coding sequence ATGAAAAAGCTATTGTTCCTCTGTCTATACGGATTGTCATCATGGACAACCCACGCACAAACACCCGCCGGTTATTCCTTCATCCGTAACGCGCCGGACAAACGCAAAGCCGACAGCATAAAAAGCGCTATCAGGTTAACGAGTCCCGGCGCTTTTGAGGAGTTGTCGTTCCGGACTGTCCGCTATCGTATGATGAAACCCTTGTCTTTACAGCAACACAAACGTTATCCACTGGTGCTGGTGCTGCATGGCTCCGGAGCGGTAGGTACCAATAACATCACCCAGATGGGCATTCTCCCTAAATTATGGGCACAACCCCATATCCGGCAGAATTATCCGGCGTTTGTAGTGGCGCCGCAGTTTCCCGAGCGTTCTTCCGACTATGTGATGGACAGCAGCCGGCACACGCTGGTATCTGTGCCAGGCCCCAATACCAATACAGTACTGGCGCTTGTGGATTCTTTGAAGAAAGTGCTGCCGGTAGATGACAGACGTATATATGTGATTGGTTTTTCTATGGGAGCGTCCAGTGTTTTCAACAGCATTGGCCTGCGGCCCGACCTGTTCGCAGCCGGCGTGGCCATTTCCGGCATACCTGATTTCGATCACCTGTCAGCCCTGGAGGCTACGCCCCTGTGGGTAATCCATGGCAACGCCGATACAGAAAACCCCTATCGTACCGATTCTATATTAATCCGTACGCTACAGGGCCGTCAGCTGCGCGCCTGGGAGATAGACCAGCTGCAACATGAAATATACAGTGAGTTATATACCACGGACATATTGCCCGAATGGCTGTTTAGCCATGCCCGTTAG
- a CDS encoding DUF4397 domain-containing protein, giving the protein MTNWKTLLPAVLTTFVFVSCEEDKSRPATQQALLMAVNAAPQAGPVSVVYNDRRRVNKLAYGSYSNRYGSAYRSVTTQDTDDLMVETADGKVVIADSLRIEHGKKYSLFIYDTLRGSPSRLNYTLVPDNIPAPAAGSAQVRFLHLSADAAPVVVDLFTEKDSIRLTGAAVPYLASQRNLAAAAAFRAVKGGVYQVKVKQWRNESLETLLDIPRVKLSERGAFTLYLQGLTKGQPPYALALGQVRH; this is encoded by the coding sequence ATGACGAATTGGAAGACCTTGCTACCAGCAGTATTGACTACGTTTGTTTTTGTTTCCTGCGAAGAAGACAAAAGCAGGCCGGCTACTCAACAGGCCCTGCTGATGGCGGTAAATGCAGCGCCGCAGGCGGGTCCTGTAAGTGTGGTGTATAACGACAGAAGAAGGGTGAACAAATTAGCCTATGGCAGTTACAGCAACCGCTATGGCAGCGCGTACCGCAGCGTTACCACGCAGGACACCGACGACCTGATGGTGGAAACGGCAGATGGAAAAGTAGTCATCGCTGACAGCCTGCGCATTGAACATGGCAAAAAATACTCCCTGTTTATTTATGATACCCTTCGGGGAAGCCCGTCAAGGCTTAATTATACCCTTGTGCCGGACAATATCCCTGCACCGGCCGCCGGCAGCGCACAGGTGCGTTTCCTTCATCTTTCTGCAGATGCGGCCCCGGTGGTGGTAGACCTGTTCACGGAAAAGGACAGTATCCGGCTTACCGGCGCTGCAGTGCCTTACCTGGCCTCGCAGCGCAACCTTGCTGCGGCCGCAGCTTTCAGGGCGGTGAAAGGAGGTGTGTACCAGGTAAAAGTGAAACAGTGGAGAAACGAGTCACTGGAAACCCTGTTGGACATCCCCAGGGTAAAACTTAGTGAAAGAGGCGCTTTCACCCTTTATCTGCAAGGGCTCACCAAAGGGCAGCCACCCTATGCGCTGGCACTGGGACAGGTCCGTCACTAA
- a CDS encoding response regulator transcription factor — translation MNILLIEDEPSVAAFIRRGLEAHQHTVTVAYDGQDGCHVAIQYDYDLVILDRLLPSLHGLEVCRRIKSVKKGLPVLMLTALGTVRDKVDGFENGADDYMTKPFHFEELLARIQALHRRAQTVTAEAIYRVADLEMNCYNRTVFRKGKEILLTVKEYALLEVLIINKNKVLSRTYMAETVWGIDFNRGTNLIDVYINYLRSKVDKGFSQPLIHTVVGVGYVLREITNS, via the coding sequence ATGAACATCTTATTGATAGAAGACGAACCCAGTGTAGCAGCATTTATCAGAAGAGGACTGGAAGCACATCAACATACGGTTACAGTAGCATATGACGGACAAGACGGCTGCCATGTGGCCATTCAATACGATTATGACCTGGTGATCCTGGACCGGCTGTTGCCCTCCCTTCATGGGCTGGAAGTTTGCCGCCGCATTAAATCCGTTAAAAAAGGCCTGCCTGTACTGATGTTAACCGCCTTAGGCACCGTGCGGGACAAAGTAGATGGTTTTGAAAACGGCGCAGATGACTATATGACCAAACCTTTCCATTTCGAGGAGCTGCTGGCCCGCATTCAGGCGCTGCACCGGCGTGCGCAGACCGTTACTGCTGAGGCCATCTACCGTGTGGCCGACCTGGAAATGAACTGTTATAACCGCACCGTGTTCAGGAAGGGCAAAGAAATTCTGCTCACCGTGAAAGAATATGCCCTTCTGGAAGTGCTTATCATCAACAAAAACAAGGTGCTGTCGCGCACCTATATGGCGGAAACCGTGTGGGGCATTGACTTCAACAGGGGTACCAATCTGATAGACGTATACATTAACTACCTGCGTTCCAAAGTAGACAAAGGTTTCAGTCAACCACTCATCCACACCGTTGTTGGTGTGGGATATGTGCTAAGAGAAATTACGAATTCATAA
- a CDS encoding SusC/RagA family TonB-linked outer membrane protein codes for MHIKSILLFVALLAISLAGISQQRTIRGTVSDSLTQQPLPGVTVAVPGTTTGVVTDADGRYNILLPNGKNTLRFSYIGYSDLSLTTTSGNDELNAFLSSVSQSLNSVVITGYTQQSKSRTTGAVTSLPTAVTTQAPVASFDVMLQGRAPGLYVGTPTGQPGEAGRVSIRGLGSINGDVNPLYVVDGVPVANNSFAALNPEDFETIHVLKDAAATAQYGSRAANGVIVITTKKGKAWEDGKVRVNYRGQFGVSGLNSSKWDMMNTDQRLQFEEILQDPTLPGWAYSRNNPNKMVNGIAVPKTAEDYTFGNQYLDSLRQINTDWRKHLLRQGRIQTHSLNVSGGNEKTTFYLSGGYFNQDGIALNSGMERYSLRANVQNRSGRFKTTLNMGISTATIKYIQDEGVAEEGGAAVGGGGITEKNPIAALYYALPYESPYGKPGPGRYGANALDAYANSLKKDNQIKAVLSLNETVELTKEFQLTGTVGMDFQQNNTTNYLNPDSWYGNLVSNGNQGSYQRGLANRLGLVATGGVRYNKQWGKAHEIEANLLSEINKIKGNGFGFTGYGLVPELPGTPAGITPGTPDNNFIPVISGQTTPNRLLISQIALFRYSYGDKYTLSASLRRDGSSQVPATNRYKFFYAIGGNWNILAEDFLKDQQAFSTLRLRASYGLTGNAGGFTSDYGFRTLYSPADYNGNKTLVPMTPGNPAYNWEMNRIGDIGLEFGFFHNRLRGEIDLYNRVTEGLFVNRNLSHTTGFPTIAANAGKVRNRGIELMLEGDAIKNRDFSLTLGLNLAYNKNKILSLGGEDRIFADEATMNMVGRPLGSFYAVRWKGVDPQTGAPVYLDKEGRETNTYNPDDAVPLKATYDPPLIGGATVSIRYKRFDLSMLVSFIHGMSRLNYPDLYAHSGSPNYRQYSQSKDMLNIWQKPGDVSQYPGAQYATYFTSRDVTSADYVKLRNITLGYNIPVPKHMSGAIRNVKVFASGQNLLSIMKWRGFDPEDANDIAQYEYPMPRTITGGINVTF; via the coding sequence ATGCACATCAAATCTATTCTCCTGTTTGTAGCATTGCTGGCCATATCGCTTGCCGGCATATCGCAGCAACGGACCATCCGGGGAACGGTCAGCGATTCACTCACACAACAACCACTGCCCGGTGTGACGGTAGCAGTGCCGGGAACCACCACCGGCGTGGTAACTGATGCCGATGGCCGTTACAATATCCTGTTGCCGAATGGAAAGAACACGCTCCGGTTTTCGTATATAGGTTACAGTGACCTGTCCCTCACCACCACTTCCGGCAATGATGAATTAAACGCATTTCTCTCCAGCGTGTCACAGTCGCTCAACAGCGTAGTCATCACTGGTTACACGCAGCAAAGCAAATCCCGTACTACCGGTGCCGTTACCAGTCTGCCTACCGCCGTTACCACCCAGGCGCCGGTAGCCTCCTTCGACGTGATGCTGCAGGGACGCGCGCCCGGCCTGTATGTAGGCACGCCTACCGGTCAGCCGGGAGAAGCCGGCCGCGTCTCCATCCGTGGCCTCGGTTCCATCAACGGCGATGTAAACCCGCTGTATGTGGTAGATGGCGTACCGGTAGCCAACAACTCCTTTGCAGCGCTCAACCCCGAAGATTTTGAAACCATCCATGTGCTCAAAGATGCCGCCGCCACCGCGCAATACGGCTCCCGCGCCGCCAACGGCGTTATCGTCATCACCACTAAAAAAGGGAAAGCATGGGAAGACGGCAAAGTACGGGTCAACTACCGTGGCCAGTTTGGTGTATCAGGTCTTAACAGCAGCAAATGGGACATGATGAATACCGACCAGCGCCTGCAATTCGAGGAGATACTGCAAGACCCCACCCTGCCGGGATGGGCCTATTCCCGCAACAATCCCAATAAAATGGTGAACGGCATAGCCGTACCTAAAACAGCTGAAGACTATACTTTCGGCAACCAATACCTTGACAGCCTCCGGCAAATCAACACCGACTGGCGCAAACACCTGCTGCGCCAGGGCCGTATACAAACGCACAGCCTGAATGTTTCCGGTGGCAACGAAAAGACCACGTTCTATCTCTCCGGTGGATATTTTAACCAGGATGGTATTGCGCTCAACTCCGGCATGGAACGTTACAGCCTGCGCGCCAATGTACAGAACCGCAGCGGCAGATTTAAAACCACGCTCAATATGGGCATTTCTACCGCCACCATCAAATACATACAGGATGAAGGCGTAGCTGAAGAAGGCGGTGCAGCAGTCGGCGGCGGTGGCATCACCGAAAAAAACCCTATCGCGGCACTGTATTATGCGTTACCATATGAATCGCCTTATGGCAAACCCGGGCCTGGCCGCTATGGCGCCAATGCGCTGGACGCATATGCCAACAGCCTCAAAAAAGACAACCAGATAAAAGCCGTGTTGTCGCTCAATGAAACCGTGGAGCTGACAAAAGAATTTCAGTTGACCGGCACCGTAGGCATGGACTTCCAGCAGAACAACACCACCAATTATCTGAACCCCGACTCGTGGTATGGCAATCTGGTAAGCAACGGCAACCAGGGCTCCTATCAGCGGGGACTGGCCAACAGGCTGGGACTGGTGGCCACCGGCGGCGTACGGTACAATAAACAATGGGGAAAAGCCCATGAAATAGAAGCCAACCTGTTGTCCGAAATCAATAAAATAAAAGGCAACGGCTTCGGTTTCACCGGCTATGGCCTTGTGCCGGAGCTGCCGGGCACGCCCGCCGGCATCACGCCTGGCACGCCAGACAACAACTTCATTCCGGTGATAAGCGGACAAACAACACCTAACCGGTTGCTGATATCGCAGATCGCGTTGTTCCGCTATTCTTACGGTGACAAATACACGCTTTCCGCCAGCCTTCGCCGTGATGGCTCTTCCCAGGTGCCCGCCACCAACCGTTACAAGTTCTTCTACGCCATAGGTGGTAACTGGAACATACTGGCAGAAGATTTCCTGAAAGACCAGCAGGCCTTTAGCACGTTGCGCCTGCGCGCCAGCTATGGCCTTACCGGTAATGCCGGTGGCTTCACCAGCGACTATGGTTTCAGGACACTGTACAGTCCCGCTGATTACAACGGCAATAAAACGCTGGTGCCCATGACGCCCGGCAATCCCGCCTACAACTGGGAAATGAACCGTATCGGTGACATAGGACTGGAATTTGGTTTCTTCCACAACCGCCTGCGGGGTGAAATAGACCTCTATAACCGCGTCACCGAAGGGCTGTTTGTGAACCGTAACCTTTCGCACACCACCGGTTTCCCTACCATCGCCGCCAATGCCGGCAAGGTGCGTAACCGTGGCATAGAGCTGATGCTGGAAGGCGACGCCATCAAAAACAGGGACTTCTCCCTCACCCTGGGACTGAACCTCGCTTACAATAAAAACAAGATCCTGAGCCTTGGCGGCGAAGACCGGATCTTTGCGGATGAAGCCACCATGAACATGGTGGGCAGGCCGCTGGGCAGCTTCTATGCCGTACGCTGGAAAGGTGTGGACCCACAAACCGGCGCGCCCGTTTATCTCGATAAAGAAGGCAGGGAAACCAACACCTACAATCCTGACGATGCCGTACCGCTGAAAGCCACCTATGATCCGCCGCTGATTGGTGGCGCTACAGTAAGCATCCGCTACAAACGTTTCGATTTATCGATGCTTGTCAGCTTTATACACGGCATGTCGCGACTGAACTACCCTGACCTGTACGCACATTCCGGCAGCCCGAACTACCGCCAGTACAGCCAGTCGAAAGACATGCTCAACATCTGGCAGAAACCCGGAGATGTCAGTCAGTACCCCGGCGCGCAATACGCCACCTACTTCACCTCCCGCGATGTGACCAGCGCCGACTACGTAAAGCTGCGCAATATAACGCTGGGCTATAATATACCTGTACCGAAGCATATGTCCGGCGCCATCCGTAACGTAAAAGTATTTGCCAGCGGCCAGAACCTGCTGTCCATCATGAAATGGCGCGGCTTCGATCCCGAAGATGCCAACGACATCGCACAGTACGAATACCCGATGCCACGCACCATTACCGGTGGTATCAACGTCACCTTCTAA
- a CDS encoding RagB/SusD family nutrient uptake outer membrane protein, with protein sequence MNRIIRHIAVVCCAATLTVYSTSCNHMLDVKPTDQVDGEDIFKSLSAVNRAVLGVYAGWEPEHTLRIGSVMADECRIGLKNAGVNGSAQNLFRWAFAGGDTEIAAPWTNAYQVINRANRILAGIDRVPVTDAAAEQQKQQLRAELLAIRAFEHFELYRSFSYAGVYEPDAPAVPYVTSADINNKPSRPAAADFFRQLQSDLEVAIAISGNRITDDVTRMNTSAIYALRARVALYTGNWAAAAENATLAIGKMSLAGREEFPAIWSDKSNAEVIFKLKRTNLSTLRPGDVWKNASIGIVYFAPSQKLLKAYDADNDIRYSTYFDQDPALAADGQLADVVRKYAGEEGAENRNDVKVFRVSEMYLIRAEANMHLGKLPEAAADLHAIGHARIKGYETPPPTDAAQLLRAILLERFRELPFEGHRYYDLKRLGLPIQRDEADLQQRDTQTDLLPSSLYYYLPIPQSEILSNPNIKPNNKGW encoded by the coding sequence ATGAACCGTATCATCAGACATATAGCAGTAGTTTGCTGCGCCGCCACCCTTACCGTTTACAGCACATCCTGCAATCATATGCTGGACGTAAAACCTACTGACCAGGTAGACGGGGAAGATATATTCAAATCCCTTTCCGCCGTGAACCGTGCCGTGCTCGGTGTTTATGCCGGATGGGAACCGGAACACACCCTGCGTATCGGCTCCGTGATGGCAGACGAATGCCGCATCGGATTAAAAAATGCCGGTGTGAACGGCTCCGCGCAAAACCTGTTCAGATGGGCTTTTGCCGGTGGCGACACAGAAATTGCCGCACCATGGACCAACGCTTATCAGGTCATCAATCGAGCTAACCGCATCTTAGCCGGCATCGACCGTGTGCCCGTTACCGATGCCGCAGCAGAACAGCAAAAGCAGCAACTGCGTGCAGAGCTGCTGGCCATCCGCGCCTTTGAACATTTTGAGCTGTACCGCAGTTTCAGCTATGCCGGGGTATATGAGCCCGATGCGCCTGCCGTGCCTTATGTGACCAGTGCTGACATCAACAACAAACCTTCCCGCCCTGCAGCCGCCGACTTCTTCCGGCAATTGCAAAGCGATCTGGAAGTAGCGATCGCCATTTCCGGAAATCGTATAACCGACGACGTTACCCGTATGAACACATCGGCCATATACGCCCTGCGGGCGAGGGTAGCCTTATATACCGGCAACTGGGCCGCGGCTGCCGAAAACGCCACCCTGGCCATAGGCAAAATGTCGCTGGCAGGCCGGGAGGAATTTCCCGCTATCTGGAGCGATAAAAGCAATGCCGAAGTGATCTTTAAACTGAAACGCACCAACCTGAGCACGCTCCGCCCTGGTGATGTCTGGAAAAACGCGTCTATCGGCATCGTTTACTTTGCCCCCTCACAAAAACTGTTAAAAGCCTACGACGCAGACAATGATATCCGCTACAGCACCTATTTTGACCAGGACCCCGCGCTGGCCGCAGATGGCCAGCTCGCCGATGTGGTCCGGAAATATGCAGGAGAAGAAGGAGCTGAAAACCGTAATGACGTGAAAGTATTCCGCGTGTCAGAGATGTACCTCATCCGCGCAGAAGCCAATATGCACCTCGGTAAACTGCCCGAAGCCGCAGCAGACCTGCACGCTATCGGCCATGCCCGTATAAAGGGATATGAAACGCCGCCACCGACTGATGCAGCACAACTGCTCAGGGCTATTCTGCTGGAAAGATTCAGGGAACTGCCTTTTGAAGGACACCGTTATTATGACCTGAAAAGACTGGGGCTCCCCATACAAAGGGACGAAGCCGATCTGCAGCAGAGAGACACACAGACAGACCTGTTACCTTCTTCCCTGTATTATTACCTGCCCATCCCACAATCGGAAATATTGAGCAATCCAAATATAAAACCAAACAATAAAGGGTGGTAA
- a CDS encoding class I lanthipeptide, with the protein MKKKKVNLSKLSLNKEVISHLSQEKITGGAPTRIMTCLGTCNTVFDCPMPTLKGHSCVDLCEP; encoded by the coding sequence ATGAAAAAGAAAAAGGTAAATCTTTCCAAACTCTCTCTCAACAAAGAGGTGATCAGTCATTTGTCTCAGGAGAAAATAACAGGAGGGGCGCCTACCCGTATTATGACCTGTCTCGGCACCTGTAATACAGTATTTGACTGTCCTATGCCTACCCTGAAAGGCCATTCTTGTGTTGACTTGTGTGAACCTTAA
- a CDS encoding class I lanthipeptide: protein MKKKKVNLAKLSLNKEVISNLSQKKITGGATYNGGFCSVVGCQPQTQPLVSCFEVCMPSVFCTLDC, encoded by the coding sequence ATGAAAAAGAAAAAGGTGAATCTCGCCAAGCTATCGCTCAATAAGGAAGTGATCAGCAATTTGTCTCAGAAGAAAATAACAGGTGGCGCCACTTATAACGGTGGTTTCTGTAGTGTGGTTGGCTGTCAGCCTCAAACCCAGCCCCTGGTTTCCTGCTTTGAGGTATGCATGCCAAGCGTGTTTTGTACCCTTGACTGCTAA
- a CDS encoding SRPBCC family protein produces MTTANQTTITVESTINAPIEKVWQYWSAPEHITQWCAASDDWHAPEASNDLRTGGKFSTTMAAKDGSFSFDFGGEYTEVKENELIAYVLGDGRRVKIIFNSYGDTTHITETFDPESTNSLEMQHAGWQAILDNFRKYTENN; encoded by the coding sequence ATGACAACCGCTAATCAGACTACTATTACCGTTGAAAGCACTATCAACGCACCTATTGAAAAAGTATGGCAATACTGGAGCGCTCCGGAACACATCACCCAATGGTGTGCCGCCTCTGACGACTGGCATGCGCCGGAAGCCTCCAATGACCTGCGTACCGGCGGTAAATTCAGCACCACTATGGCCGCAAAAGACGGCAGCTTCAGCTTCGATTTTGGTGGTGAATACACCGAAGTAAAAGAAAACGAACTGATCGCGTATGTACTGGGCGATGGCCGCAGAGTGAAAATCATCTTCAACAGTTACGGCGATACCACACACATCACGGAAACCTTTGACCCGGAAAGCACTAACTCGCTGGAAATGCAGCATGCCGGATGGCAGGCCATCCTGGACAACTTCCGCAAGTACACGGAAAACAATTAA
- a CDS encoding patatin-like phospholipase family protein: MLRPFVLSGGGARGYAHLGVLKAFAERQIFPEVISATSAGSIAAAFICDGFHTDEVREIFQQQKLGLSMEWKNWRAGFLSLKKVEDALKKNLRHTTFETLPLPLYVAATNFVNGEQKIFDRGPLIPAILAASTIPMLFRPVEIAGVPYVDGGLSGNLPVEPLLSKYRHVIGVHVNPLVPYNPAGGFLANMERTMHMAIREPVLKSKQQCTFFVEPEGLGQYGMFDFSKFDAIYTTGLDYTRKLLETASVD; this comes from the coding sequence ATGTTACGTCCGTTTGTTTTGTCCGGGGGCGGCGCCCGGGGATACGCCCACCTGGGAGTATTAAAAGCCTTTGCGGAACGGCAGATTTTTCCGGAGGTCATCTCCGCCACCAGCGCAGGTTCTATCGCCGCCGCATTTATCTGCGACGGTTTTCATACCGATGAAGTCAGGGAGATATTCCAGCAACAGAAACTGGGACTGTCTATGGAATGGAAAAACTGGCGGGCCGGTTTTCTTTCGCTGAAGAAAGTGGAAGATGCATTAAAGAAAAACCTGCGGCACACCACTTTTGAAACATTGCCCCTGCCACTGTATGTGGCGGCCACCAACTTCGTTAACGGGGAACAGAAAATCTTTGATCGCGGCCCGCTGATACCGGCCATCCTGGCTGCGTCTACTATTCCCATGTTGTTCCGGCCGGTGGAGATAGCAGGAGTGCCTTATGTGGACGGTGGACTTTCCGGTAACCTGCCCGTGGAGCCCCTGTTGTCAAAGTACAGGCATGTCATTGGCGTGCATGTGAACCCGCTGGTGCCCTATAATCCTGCCGGTGGTTTTCTGGCCAATATGGAGCGTACGATGCATATGGCTATCAGGGAGCCGGTGCTGAAAAGTAAACAACAATGTACATTTTTTGTAGAGCCGGAAGGCCTGGGACAATACGGGATGTTTGACTTCAGTAAGTTCGATGCTATTTATACTACCGGTCTCGACTATACGCGAAAGCTATTGGAAACGGCAAGCGTAGACTAA
- a CDS encoding ABC transporter permease has product MLRNYLKIAWRNLNKHRLYTLINVMGLALATAAFLLIINYVRFEHSYEDFYKNADNIYRVTLDRYKGAEYVLTDCETHYPLGPFMKREMPEVKDFVRMQAVEEFGEIKQGNRVFHMDRLYATDPSVFTVFNYRFIDGDPATALNAPFQVVVTASTAQKLFGRVHAKGAVFQADDKVFTVTGIIEDIPENTHLKINALFSHTSLPSVHRSPDNWDGNNTYTYVELAPHSSVAALNEKLKKLSKEHIRENVFTAQAIKDIHLYSHKSFEPENNGDIKTVRFLLITALLVLLVGAVNYVNLTTARAAERVRETGMRKALGSSRGMLINQFMVETVLINLLAMLAALVLVQLALPAYFSLMDRPVDTGFFSAPFLWVNVAALFVLNSLLSGIYPALVLSGVQPVSVTKRTFTGGVKGSLLRKALVVSQFTAALVVLSASFIVYRQLAYLRSQDLGLNTEQVLIVTAASSSQEATLKKQAAAFLNSIGQLPQVEKASVCGSVPGSDQLSTTTGIRQYGTQTGAGYNYYMYNIDAGFIPAMQIKMAAGHNFDPGTDNSSSIIVNREAARLLGFSSPEAAIGGKIAFFPNETPYSTIIGVTENFHQQSMKTVLLPMVHWYREIGSYYAVKIKTTDMPATLAQIKHIWEQLHPGYPFDYRFMDELYDRQYKSDEQFGKVVKVFSVFLLFITCLGILGLTAFSITKRRKEIGIRKTLGASVGSIVTLLSKDFVYLILIALAVATPLTWWAMGQWLDNFAYRAPISWTVFSMAGLLTLLIAMVTVSFQTVRAAMDNPIHALRSE; this is encoded by the coding sequence ATGTTACGTAACTACCTGAAGATTGCCTGGCGGAACCTCAACAAACACCGCCTCTATACACTGATCAACGTAATGGGCCTGGCCCTCGCCACCGCGGCCTTTCTGCTGATCATCAACTATGTGCGGTTCGAACACAGCTATGAAGATTTCTATAAAAATGCTGACAATATATACCGGGTAACGCTGGACCGCTACAAAGGAGCGGAGTATGTGCTCACCGACTGCGAAACGCACTATCCGCTGGGGCCGTTCATGAAAAGGGAAATGCCGGAAGTAAAGGATTTTGTACGGATGCAAGCTGTGGAAGAGTTTGGGGAGATTAAGCAAGGTAACCGTGTGTTTCATATGGACCGTCTTTATGCCACCGACCCCTCTGTATTTACCGTGTTCAATTACCGGTTCATTGACGGAGACCCGGCCACCGCGCTGAACGCTCCTTTTCAGGTTGTTGTCACCGCTTCCACCGCACAAAAACTGTTTGGACGCGTACATGCCAAAGGCGCTGTCTTTCAGGCCGATGATAAAGTGTTTACCGTTACCGGCATCATCGAAGACATCCCGGAAAATACCCATCTGAAAATAAATGCGCTCTTTTCCCATACTTCCCTGCCATCCGTACACAGGTCGCCGGACAACTGGGATGGCAATAATACCTATACTTATGTGGAACTGGCGCCGCATAGCAGCGTGGCAGCCCTCAATGAGAAATTAAAAAAACTCTCCAAAGAACACATCAGGGAGAACGTCTTTACCGCACAGGCCATCAAAGACATCCATCTGTACTCCCATAAATCTTTTGAACCGGAAAACAACGGCGATATCAAAACAGTACGTTTCCTGCTGATCACCGCCCTGCTTGTGCTGTTGGTAGGTGCTGTCAATTACGTGAACCTCACTACTGCCCGTGCCGCAGAGAGAGTGCGGGAAACCGGCATGCGTAAAGCACTGGGATCGTCCCGTGGCATGCTGATCAACCAGTTTATGGTGGAAACAGTGCTCATTAACCTGCTGGCCATGCTGGCCGCTTTAGTATTGGTGCAACTGGCACTTCCCGCTTATTTCAGCCTGATGGACCGGCCGGTAGATACCGGTTTCTTTAGCGCACCGTTCTTGTGGGTGAATGTGGCAGCCCTTTTCGTGCTCAACTCCCTGTTGTCCGGTATTTATCCGGCGTTGGTATTGTCTGGCGTGCAGCCTGTCAGCGTCACCAAAAGGACTTTTACCGGTGGCGTAAAGGGCTCCCTGCTTCGGAAAGCGCTGGTAGTAAGCCAGTTCACAGCTGCGCTGGTGGTGCTTTCAGCGTCTTTTATCGTATACCGTCAACTGGCTTATCTCCGCAGCCAGGACCTGGGACTGAACACGGAGCAGGTGCTTATTGTCACCGCTGCTTCTTCCAGCCAGGAAGCCACGTTGAAAAAACAGGCCGCCGCCTTCCTCAATAGCATCGGACAACTGCCGCAGGTGGAAAAGGCATCCGTTTGCGGCTCTGTTCCGGGCAGCGACCAGCTAAGCACTACCACCGGCATCCGGCAATATGGCACCCAAACCGGAGCGGGTTATAACTACTACATGTATAATATCGATGCCGGTTTTATCCCCGCCATGCAAATAAAAATGGCGGCCGGGCACAACTTCGACCCGGGCACGGACAACAGCAGTTCCATCATTGTCAACAGGGAAGCGGCCAGGCTACTGGGCTTCAGCAGCCCGGAAGCAGCCATTGGCGGCAAGATCGCCTTCTTCCCAAACGAAACGCCTTACTCCACCATCATAGGCGTCACGGAAAATTTTCACCAGCAGTCCATGAAGACCGTCTTGCTGCCGATGGTACACTGGTACCGGGAAATCGGCAGCTATTATGCCGTTAAAATAAAAACCACCGATATGCCGGCTACGCTGGCACAAATCAAACATATCTGGGAACAGCTGCATCCCGGCTACCCGTTTGACTACCGCTTTATGGATGAGCTGTATGACCGGCAATACAAAAGCGATGAACAATTCGGTAAAGTAGTGAAAGTGTTTTCTGTCTTCCTGCTCTTCATCACCTGTCTGGGCATACTGGGGCTGACCGCCTTCAGCATCACCAAACGCAGGAAGGAAATCGGTATCCGTAAAACGCTGGGCGCTTCTGTAGGCAGCATTGTCACATTGCTCAGCAAAGACTTCGTTTACCTGATACTGATTGCGCTGGCGGTGGCCACGCCGCTTACCTGGTGGGCCATGGGCCAGTGGCTGGACAATTTCGCATACCGTGCCCCTATTTCATGGACCGTTTTCAGTATGGCAGGTCTCCTCACCTTGCTGATAGCCATGGTGACTGTCAGCTTCCAGACCGTGCGGGCCGCAATGGACAATCCCATACATGCGTTACGGTCGGAATAA